A DNA window from Chitinibacter fontanus contains the following coding sequences:
- a CDS encoding SPFH domain-containing protein: MTIEFSLIFLVAVIIFIAKTFKIVPQQTALIIERLGRFHAVLAPGLNFVIPFVDRVAYKHSLKEIPLDVPSQVCITRDNTQLQVDGILYFQVLDPRLASYGTSDYVLAISQLAQTTLRSVIGKLELDKTFEERDEINRTVVAALDEAATSWGVKVLRYEIKDLTPPQAILHSMQQQITAEREKRARIAQSEGVKQEQINLATGQREAAIQKSQGDMQAAINQSEGERQAQINRATGEAEALRLVAHATAEAIQAVAKAIEQPGGVQAINLKVAEQYVSAFGNIAKQGNTMLLPGNAADIASMVATAMNVVQAAKN; the protein is encoded by the coding sequence ATGACAATCGAGTTTTCTTTAATTTTTCTGGTGGCCGTGATTATTTTCATCGCCAAAACCTTCAAAATCGTCCCACAACAAACTGCTCTCATTATCGAGCGCCTCGGGCGTTTTCATGCGGTGCTGGCTCCGGGACTGAATTTTGTCATCCCATTTGTTGATCGCGTAGCCTACAAACACAGCCTTAAAGAAATCCCGCTCGATGTGCCCAGCCAGGTGTGTATCACCCGCGATAACACTCAGCTACAAGTCGATGGCATTTTATACTTTCAAGTACTAGACCCACGCCTAGCCTCCTACGGCACCTCTGATTATGTTTTAGCCATCAGCCAGCTGGCGCAAACAACATTACGCTCTGTGATCGGTAAATTGGAGCTCGACAAAACCTTTGAAGAGCGTGATGAAATCAATCGCACCGTCGTGGCCGCACTCGACGAGGCCGCCACTAGCTGGGGCGTGAAAGTATTGCGCTACGAAATTAAAGATTTAACGCCACCACAGGCCATTTTGCACTCCATGCAGCAGCAAATCACCGCCGAACGAGAAAAGCGCGCCCGCATTGCCCAATCTGAAGGGGTAAAACAAGAGCAAATCAATCTGGCCACTGGCCAGCGCGAAGCCGCAATCCAAAAATCGCAAGGTGATATGCAAGCCGCTATCAACCAATCGGAAGGCGAGCGCCAAGCGCAAATCAATCGCGCCACCGGTGAGGCAGAAGCACTGCGCCTGGTCGCCCACGCCACCGCCGAAGCGATTCAAGCGGTAGCAAAAGCCATCGAACAACCGGGGGGCGTTCAGGCAATTAACCTGAAAGTGGCGGAACAATATGTCAGCGCTTTTGGCAATATTGCAAAACAAGGCAACACCATGTTGCTACCAGGTAATGCAGCCGATATCGCCAGCATGGTCGCAACGGCTATGAATGTGGTTCAAGCAGCAAAAAACTAA
- a CDS encoding replication-associated recombination protein A, producing the protein MSDLFSSRYHEPLAERLRPSTAADVVGQQHLLGQGKPLALALASGQAHSMILWGPPGVGKTTLARLLAREFGAELLAISAVFSGVKDIRAAMEQAQQFHQLGKRTILFVDEVHRFNKAQQDAFLPYVESGLVTFIGATTENPSFEVNAALLSRAQVYVLQSLSVNELDALISRALLHLEHPIDISAEARQALCLAADGDGRRLLNLIEQVQQAAQAAQCADIDIAFLNNALSSNGRRFDKGGDQFYDQISALHKSVRGSNPDAALYWLTRMLDGGVDARYLSRRLVRMAWEDIGLADPRAMQIANDAATTFERLGSPEGELALAQATIYLAIAPKSNAGYLAYKAAKALVSQDQSRPVPNHLRNAPTKLMSQLGHGSEYRYAHDEPEGYAAGENYFPSGLENTQFYQPVPRGLESKIAEKLRHLKELDAQWHQENS; encoded by the coding sequence GTGAGTGATTTATTTTCCAGCCGCTATCACGAGCCACTAGCCGAACGACTCCGCCCCAGCACCGCTGCGGATGTAGTGGGCCAACAGCACTTACTTGGCCAAGGCAAACCCCTTGCACTTGCACTAGCCAGTGGGCAAGCACATTCGATGATTTTATGGGGCCCACCGGGCGTAGGTAAAACCACCCTCGCCCGCCTATTGGCACGCGAGTTTGGCGCTGAATTATTGGCCATTTCTGCCGTATTTTCTGGTGTAAAAGACATACGAGCGGCAATGGAGCAAGCGCAGCAATTTCATCAATTGGGCAAACGGACCATTTTGTTTGTTGATGAAGTCCACCGCTTTAACAAAGCCCAGCAGGATGCATTTTTACCTTACGTTGAATCGGGCTTAGTGACCTTCATTGGCGCCACCACCGAAAATCCGTCGTTTGAGGTCAACGCCGCCTTACTTTCTCGCGCACAAGTGTATGTACTGCAATCGCTCAGCGTAAACGAGCTTGATGCATTGATTAGCCGCGCGCTACTACATTTAGAACACCCAATCGACATTAGCGCCGAAGCTCGCCAAGCCCTCTGTCTGGCCGCCGATGGTGATGGACGACGCTTGCTGAATCTGATTGAGCAAGTACAGCAAGCCGCTCAGGCAGCGCAATGCGCAGACATAGACATCGCTTTTCTCAATAATGCCCTCAGCAGCAACGGTCGGCGCTTTGATAAAGGTGGCGATCAGTTTTACGATCAGATCTCCGCACTGCACAAATCAGTGCGTGGCTCCAATCCCGATGCTGCGCTCTATTGGCTAACGCGCATGCTCGACGGCGGAGTTGATGCGCGCTATTTATCACGCCGCTTAGTACGGATGGCATGGGAAGACATCGGTTTAGCCGACCCGCGTGCAATGCAAATCGCCAACGATGCCGCCACCACTTTTGAGCGACTTGGCTCCCCCGAAGGCGAGCTCGCCTTGGCGCAAGCAACGATTTACCTTGCCATTGCGCCAAAATCTAACGCAGGCTATCTCGCTTACAAAGCCGCCAAAGCATTAGTCAGCCAAGATCAATCGCGCCCGGTGCCCAACCATTTGCGCAACGCGCCTACCAAACTGATGAGCCAGTTAGGTCACGGCAGTGAGTATCGCTACGCCCATGATGAGCCTGAAGGCTATGCTGCGGGCGAAAATTATTTCCCGAGCGGCTTGGAGAACACTCAATTCTACCAACCGGTGCCACGTGGCTTAGAAAGCAAAATTGCGGAAAAATTGCGCCACCTGAAAGAGCTCGATGCGCAATGGCATCAAGAAAACAGCTAG
- a CDS encoding NfeD family protein, whose product MTSTTLWLIAATALIALELFTTTFYLLAIAAGFLAAAAASSLQLSIGWQIIIASLVSLVAGYLIKQWKNSRCTPSEMVNDDIGKIVTIEAWLDERRARIHYRGSHWDAVLANDCTQSDTATWYITSSHGSQFKISNTPPKS is encoded by the coding sequence ATGACAAGCACAACACTCTGGCTCATTGCCGCCACCGCGCTAATCGCGCTCGAACTCTTCACCACCACCTTTTACTTGCTCGCCATCGCGGCTGGTTTCCTCGCCGCAGCCGCAGCGAGTAGCCTGCAATTGAGTATTGGCTGGCAAATTATCATCGCCAGCCTCGTCAGTCTGGTTGCGGGCTATTTAATCAAACAATGGAAAAATTCCCGCTGCACTCCAAGCGAGATGGTCAACGATGACATTGGCAAAATTGTCACCATCGAAGCCTGGCTCGATGAGAGACGCGCCAGAATTCACTACCGAGGCAGCCATTGGGATGCTGTTTTGGCAAACGATTGCACGCAAAGCGATACAGCTACCTGGTATATCACCTCAAGCCATGGCAGCCAATTTAAAATTTCAAATACCCCACCTAAATCTTAA
- the serS gene encoding serine--tRNA ligase, producing the protein MIDIQLLRTDLPAVATRLAARKFELDTVAFQAMEDERKVLQTRMQDLQAKRNSTSKQIGAAKAKGEDVSAIMAEVANLGDELKAAETAFAELADKLNALLQTIPNLPADEVPTGVDESGNLEVARWGTPKAFDFEIKDHVDLGEPLGLDFTTGTKLSGSRFTALRGPIARLHRALTQFMLNTHTLDHGYEEVYVPYLVNSASMTGTGQLPKFEEDLFKVPRADAEPLYLIPTAEVPVTNFVRDEIVKADTLPQKYVAHTPCFRSEAGSYGRDVRGMIRQHQFDKVELVQIVHPEKSNEALEELVGHAEKILQLLELPYRKMLLCTGDMGFGSSKTYDLEVWLPAQNTYREISSCSSMGSFQARRMQARFKNEAGKNELVHTLNGSGLAVGRTLVAVLENYQNADGSITVPAVLRPYLGGQETLTA; encoded by the coding sequence ATGATCGACATTCAACTACTTCGCACCGATTTGCCCGCCGTTGCCACCCGTCTAGCCGCACGCAAATTTGAACTCGACACAGTGGCATTCCAAGCCATGGAAGACGAGCGCAAAGTGCTGCAAACCCGCATGCAAGACCTGCAGGCCAAGCGCAATAGTACGTCTAAACAAATTGGCGCCGCCAAAGCTAAAGGCGAAGATGTCAGTGCGATCATGGCCGAAGTGGCCAATCTGGGTGATGAGTTGAAAGCGGCGGAAACGGCCTTCGCTGAGTTGGCCGATAAATTAAATGCCTTGCTGCAAACCATACCCAATCTACCTGCCGATGAAGTTCCGACTGGTGTCGATGAATCTGGCAACTTGGAAGTTGCACGCTGGGGCACACCGAAAGCCTTTGATTTTGAAATTAAAGATCATGTCGATTTAGGTGAACCATTGGGCCTCGATTTCACCACCGGCACCAAACTATCGGGCAGCCGCTTTACCGCCTTGCGCGGCCCAATCGCCCGCCTGCACCGTGCACTGACTCAGTTTATGCTCAACACCCACACCCTCGATCACGGCTATGAAGAGGTGTATGTGCCCTACTTGGTCAACAGCGCCTCAATGACAGGCACCGGCCAGCTGCCAAAATTTGAAGAAGACCTCTTCAAAGTACCGCGCGCGGATGCCGAGCCTTTGTACCTGATCCCAACCGCTGAAGTGCCAGTAACCAACTTCGTACGTGACGAAATCGTTAAAGCAGATACTTTGCCGCAAAAATATGTTGCACACACCCCGTGCTTCCGCTCCGAAGCGGGCTCCTACGGCCGTGATGTACGTGGCATGATCCGCCAGCATCAGTTTGATAAAGTCGAGCTGGTACAAATCGTTCACCCGGAAAAATCAAACGAAGCGCTCGAGGAGTTGGTTGGCCACGCCGAGAAAATCTTGCAATTGCTTGAATTACCCTACCGCAAAATGCTGTTGTGCACGGGTGATATGGGCTTTGGTAGCAGCAAAACCTACGATTTGGAAGTGTGGCTGCCCGCGCAAAATACTTACCGCGAAATCTCTAGCTGCTCAAGCATGGGTAGTTTCCAAGCTCGCCGTATGCAGGCTCGCTTTAAAAACGAAGCTGGTAAAAATGAGCTGGTCCACACTCTGAATGGCTCTGGCCTTGCAGTCGGTCGCACCTTGGTCGCCGTGCTGGAAAACTATCAAAACGCCGATGGCAGCATTACGGTGCCTGCAGTGCTGCGCCCATACCTTGGCGGTCAAGAGACTTTAACGGCCTAA
- a CDS encoding OmpA family protein, which produces MIKQSIASLAIVAAFASFGAQAATDAYVTNSTNVSDANPEGVVKNGIGECWQTGSWSADKAVKGCPGYVEPTVATPAPKPAPVVVAPKPVATKKQFTLKSDALFDFNKATLKPAGKDALDALVVEVKNLKPTEGSAIVVGYTDRIGSEKYNQALSERRAEAVRAYLVAQAPNAADMIKAEGRGEANPVTGDTCNNIKDSKKTRAKLVECLAPDRRVEVEVNGVTVETVEVK; this is translated from the coding sequence ATGATCAAGCAATCTATCGCTTCACTTGCAATCGTTGCAGCTTTCGCTTCATTCGGCGCACAAGCGGCTACTGATGCATACGTGACTAACAGCACCAACGTTTCTGATGCAAATCCAGAAGGCGTAGTTAAAAACGGTATCGGCGAATGCTGGCAAACAGGTTCTTGGAGCGCTGACAAAGCAGTTAAAGGCTGCCCAGGCTACGTAGAACCAACAGTTGCCACTCCAGCACCAAAACCTGCTCCTGTAGTTGTTGCGCCAAAACCTGTTGCAACTAAGAAACAATTCACTCTGAAATCTGACGCATTGTTCGATTTCAACAAAGCAACTCTGAAACCAGCTGGTAAAGATGCGCTGGATGCATTGGTTGTAGAAGTTAAAAACCTGAAACCAACTGAAGGTTCAGCGATTGTAGTTGGCTACACTGACCGTATCGGTTCAGAAAAATACAACCAAGCCTTGTCTGAGCGTCGGGCAGAAGCTGTTCGTGCTTACTTGGTTGCTCAAGCTCCAAACGCGGCTGACATGATCAAAGCTGAAGGTCGTGGCGAAGCTAATCCAGTGACTGGTGACACTTGCAACAACATCAAAGATAGCAAGAAAACTCGTGCTAAATTGGTTGAGTGCTTGGCTCCTGATCGTCGCGTAGAAGTTGAAGTAAACGGCGTTACTGTTGAAACCGTAGAAGTTAAATAA
- the lolA gene encoding outer membrane lipoprotein chaperone LolA, protein MSKYKTHAGLSALVFALSAPHALADSASELQKYLNTTQSLSASFTQSVRQKSGKTENSTGQFQLVRPGKFKWVYAQPYNQEIISNGQQVWLYDLDLAQVTIKPVSKALEASPAAILTGNNNLSKSFDLKSLPSKNGLDWVELSPKNKDGSFAQIRIGLSKGQLDRMELDDQFNQTTTIQFSKLQQNQPIAASVFNFSPPKGADIIRE, encoded by the coding sequence ATGTCTAAATATAAAACTCATGCTGGCTTGTCAGCGCTTGTTTTTGCCTTATCTGCACCCCACGCTTTAGCCGATAGTGCGAGCGAGCTGCAAAAATACCTCAATACCACGCAAAGCCTGAGTGCCAGCTTTACACAATCGGTTCGTCAAAAGTCAGGTAAAACCGAAAACTCTACTGGCCAATTTCAATTAGTTCGCCCCGGCAAATTTAAATGGGTCTATGCGCAGCCCTATAACCAGGAAATCATTAGTAACGGACAACAAGTCTGGCTCTACGACCTTGATCTTGCCCAGGTCACCATTAAACCTGTTAGCAAGGCCCTAGAGGCCAGCCCTGCGGCGATCCTGACGGGCAACAATAATCTGAGCAAAAGCTTTGACCTAAAATCACTGCCAAGCAAAAATGGCCTGGACTGGGTAGAACTTAGTCCTAAAAATAAAGATGGGAGTTTTGCCCAAATTCGAATTGGTTTAAGCAAAGGACAACTAGATAGGATGGAGCTAGATGATCAATTTAATCAAACCACCACCATCCAATTTAGTAAACTACAGCAAAATCAGCCCATAGCAGCCAGCGTTTTCAACTTTAGCCCCCCTAAGGGAGCGGACATCATCCGTGAGTGA